Proteins found in one Verrucomicrobiia bacterium genomic segment:
- a CDS encoding PorV/PorQ family protein, with product MKRIGPVFLLAVLLLRSIAFGLEGSSGTSSLFLLGAGTRAVGMGGSFVSIADDASAVFWNPAGLARLPFSELDFSHVTLPEGSEFDFAGLAYPTVGHGSFALGFLRVGTDGIFSRDSRAAELGSTSFSETEILLAYGYPLFKFLSVGGTFKAYNQSLAGYSANAAGADFGLLIEPYENLFLGLNAQDAVSSDLKLNSSKESIPRNFKAGASYLLPLGQSFWGVRTAVDAEKSENAPVAWHAGAEVSYRSSVFVRGGYDRERVTFGFGLAFQRLGLDYAFKPQPEGFSASHRFGFSFRFGPSVQERKQGGLERRQRVERENFLRANRDRLEAYRSQAESFGTSGQNDSALAYVRLALGIDPENEILMKEAVRLENLVRTEKETKEEEALTLRLQQEGLESAQREYSAGNFKKALGHLEERAGLGDGEFAALAGRIRASLDSAKGSLDSAGWRAFREKRFEAALAAWEKMAALDPADTLASGRFRLVAEEIKISDLLKKGIADFEAGRLFSAQQNFEEILKLRPGEPTASAYLQKIRSTAARPTTLEDLQKDPEAWRLYNEGLSAYTARDYQKALEIWQGLLLRYPNNEALLRNVADARKRLQ from the coding sequence ATGAAAAGAATCGGGCCGGTCTTCCTGCTTGCCGTTCTTTTGCTACGTTCAATCGCTTTTGGCCTGGAAGGGAGTTCCGGCACTTCTTCTCTTTTCCTGCTTGGAGCCGGGACGCGGGCGGTGGGGATGGGGGGGAGCTTTGTTTCCATCGCGGACGACGCTTCGGCCGTTTTCTGGAACCCGGCGGGTTTGGCGCGGCTGCCTTTCAGCGAACTCGATTTCTCCCACGTCACGCTGCCGGAAGGGAGCGAGTTTGACTTTGCCGGACTCGCTTATCCCACCGTTGGGCATGGTTCTTTTGCTCTGGGGTTTTTGCGGGTCGGGACGGACGGCATTTTCTCCCGCGATTCCCGGGCCGCCGAGTTGGGTTCCACCTCCTTTTCCGAAACGGAAATTCTGTTGGCATACGGCTATCCTTTGTTTAAGTTTCTATCCGTGGGAGGAACTTTTAAAGCGTACAACCAGTCGCTGGCCGGCTATTCGGCCAACGCGGCCGGCGCGGATTTCGGCCTTCTTATCGAGCCGTACGAAAATCTCTTTTTGGGCCTGAACGCCCAGGATGCCGTCTCCTCCGATTTGAAATTGAACAGCAGCAAGGAATCGATCCCCAGAAATTTCAAAGCGGGGGCGTCGTATCTTCTGCCGCTCGGCCAAAGTTTCTGGGGGGTGCGGACGGCGGTGGATGCCGAGAAATCGGAAAACGCGCCGGTGGCCTGGCATGCCGGCGCGGAGGTGTCGTATCGAAGCTCTGTTTTTGTCCGAGGCGGCTATGACCGAGAGAGGGTAACTTTTGGCTTCGGGCTGGCTTTCCAAAGACTCGGCTTGGATTACGCCTTCAAGCCGCAGCCGGAGGGGTTTTCCGCCAGCCACCGCTTCGGTTTTTCGTTCCGCTTCGGCCCGTCCGTCCAAGAGCGGAAACAAGGCGGTTTGGAAAGGCGGCAACGAGTGGAGCGGGAAAATTTCCTGCGGGCCAATCGCGACCGCCTGGAGGCCTACCGCTCGCAGGCGGAAAGTTTCGGCACTTCCGGTCAAAATGATTCAGCTTTGGCCTACGTGCGGTTGGCTTTGGGAATCGACCCGGAAAATGAGATTTTAATGAAGGAGGCCGTCCGGCTGGAAAATCTGGTGCGGACGGAAAAGGAGACAAAAGAAGAAGAGGCGTTGACTCTCCGGCTGCAGCAGGAAGGGCTGGAGTCCGCCCAGCGGGAGTATTCGGCCGGAAACTTCAAAAAAGCGCTGGGACATTTGGAAGAGCGGGCAGGGTTGGGGGACGGGGAGTTCGCAGCACTGGCGGGACGGATTCGGGCCAGTTTGGACTCGGCCAAAGGCAGTTTGGATTCCGCCGGCTGGCGGGCCTTCCGCGAGAAACGATTCGAGGCAGCGTTGGCCGCCTGGGAGAAGATGGCCGCTTTGGATCCGGCGGATACTTTGGCCTCCGGGCGGTTCCGTCTTGTGGCGGAAGAAATAAAAATTTCCGATTTGCTTAAAAAGGGGATCGCCGATTTTGAAGCAGGGCGGCTTTTTTCCGCCCAGCAAAACTTCGAAGAGATATTGAAACTGCGCCCGGGGGAGCCGACCGCCTCTGCGTACCTGCAAAAAATACGCTCTACGGCTGCGCGCCCCACGACGCTGGAGGATTTGCAAAAAGACCCGGAGGCCTGGCGGCTCTACAACGAAGGGCTTTCGGCCTATACGGCGCGCGATTATCAAAAAGCGCTCGAAATCTGGCAGGGGCTTCTTTTGCGCTATCCCAACAACGAGGCGCTTTTGCGCAACGTGGCGGATGCCCGGAAACGGCTGCAATGA
- a CDS encoding mechanosensitive ion channel family protein, with translation MPVWFREILIGLLILGSAFVVGAAANFFLRLLRTQIFLKRGKTLADELLFAARWPVFHLIVATGLVVIFSRLKANYPNQVASWIFNGLDAFVFIAAVALFVYLLYRLSAAGLVWYSQLLADRSQTRVDTQFIVLINRLLKGVIFFLAVLVILDHFKIDIKGLLAVAGISSLAFALAAQDTLSNMISGFILMADRPFRVGDRVALATGEAGVAVEIGLRSSRFLTDDGSILVVPNVELVRTRLTNHSFPDARVRVALKFVLSHDSPVERAKGIFERALSATPGILKEPEPALLLSDLTETGLEFSLFFWVPSLEQKGRAAEGVRLRAFQLLKESKIRFAQREVWLKDNGRP, from the coding sequence ATGCCGGTATGGTTTAGGGAAATACTCATCGGTCTTCTCATTCTCGGGTCCGCCTTTGTTGTGGGGGCGGCCGCGAACTTTTTTTTGCGTTTGCTCCGCACCCAAATTTTTCTGAAACGGGGCAAAACACTGGCGGACGAGCTGCTTTTCGCCGCCCGCTGGCCGGTTTTTCACCTGATTGTCGCCACCGGGCTGGTCGTGATTTTCAGCCGGCTGAAAGCCAATTATCCCAACCAGGTCGCGAGCTGGATTTTCAACGGTTTGGATGCCTTTGTATTCATCGCTGCCGTGGCCCTCTTCGTCTATTTGCTCTATCGTCTTTCGGCCGCCGGGCTCGTCTGGTATTCCCAACTTTTGGCCGACCGAAGCCAAACGCGCGTAGACACCCAGTTCATCGTTTTGATTAACCGGCTGTTGAAAGGGGTCATTTTCTTTCTGGCCGTGCTCGTAATTTTGGATCATTTCAAAATCGACATCAAAGGGCTTTTGGCGGTGGCCGGCATTTCGTCTCTGGCTTTCGCCCTGGCCGCGCAGGATACGCTTTCCAACATGATTTCCGGCTTCATTCTGATGGCCGACCGGCCCTTCCGGGTCGGGGACCGGGTGGCTTTGGCCACCGGAGAGGCGGGCGTGGCGGTGGAGATTGGGCTGCGTTCCAGCCGGTTTTTGACGGACGACGGCTCGATCCTGGTGGTGCCGAACGTGGAGCTGGTGCGCACGCGCCTCACCAACCACTCGTTTCCCGACGCCCGCGTGCGGGTGGCTTTGAAATTCGTTTTATCCCACGACTCGCCGGTGGAGCGGGCCAAGGGAATCTTTGAGCGGGCGCTTTCGGCCACGCCGGGGATTTTGAAGGAGCCGGAGCCGGCCCTCCTGCTTTCCGACTTGACCGAAACCGGTCTGGAATTTTCGCTTTTTTTCTGGGTTCCCAGTCTGGAGCAGAAAGGGAGGGCCGCCGAGGGAGTGCGGCTGCGTGCGTTTCAACTATTGAAGGAATCCAAGATTCGTTTTGCCCAACGGGAGGTTTGGCTTAAAGACAACGGGAGGCCATGA
- a CDS encoding protein kinase, whose protein sequence is MIGQTISHYKIVEKLGEGGMGIVYRAHDTKLDRDVALKFLPPHLATDPLEKERFLREARTASALNHPNIATVFEIDEYYDQIFLAMELVEGKSLKELVKSETLPIKKVLDIAVQVCEGLTAAAEKGVVHRDIKSDNILLTPKNQIKIMDFGLAKFKGAGQLTQAGSTVGTAAYMSPEQAAGEDVDHRSDIFSFGVVLYELLTGKLPFRGEHAGGLAYSILNEEPPPLARFNDKATPELQRVVSKALAKDRSERYQHIDDMAADLRRERKALEYAKAPVVPHPEAIHKPKKNILKILVPTSAAALLALLFFIFNPFKVEVSRQQTEAGGSQNSLAVMYFENIPDPEDKDHTGEMLVNLLITSLSQVPGLEVISRERLYDIQTELGNAREERITPSLATQIAQRAGVKTMLLGSILQKEPQLAVTSRLIDVKSGKILNSQRITGFSTAQMFPMVDSLAALVRSGLNVSPAPAAETKSVAEVTTSSPEAYRSYLEATELAKKFYYSEADAAIKRAIELDSNFAMAYFGLAQSRGSFGDNVGLRKALQKAWQLRKNVTEKERLQIEAAYASDVENNFAKRTKILEELLQKYPHEQDIYQEAGGMYQRLFDFEKAEQIYRAGLKNDSLDKALWNSLAYLYAGLGKRTEAMEAVGRYLRIAPGEPNPYDSKGEIHFVFGEIDSALYWYRKAVSFRTDFVTIEKLGFDAVRQGNYAEAEKYFQQFSSTPDKAQKAWAEGDFVLITVHRGQLKQAQKQLLELLSSFQAQKLPEPANETHYALATLAAETGDYAAMLKYAKKRAAERKEENPTGFMHWRDVLALAYVKNGDSKAAYKIMEDLKKDLPKNQRRWQPSYDYLSGVLAFEEGKYALAVEQFQKALKPLFPMGAPQYPYAVCLLKTGRLREAIAEFERMTWWTFISTDNLNFNFLPVTGHWSVTSVKAHYWLGVAYEQKGDKERARKEYETFLEIWKDADFNSPEIADAKVRLERLKGKA, encoded by the coding sequence ATGATTGGACAAACCATTTCCCACTATAAAATTGTTGAAAAATTGGGCGAAGGCGGGATGGGCATCGTTTACCGCGCCCACGACACCAAGCTGGATCGAGACGTGGCCCTGAAGTTTTTGCCCCCCCATCTGGCCACCGACCCACTGGAAAAGGAACGCTTCCTGCGGGAAGCCCGGACCGCCTCCGCTTTGAATCATCCCAACATCGCCACCGTTTTTGAAATAGATGAATACTACGATCAGATTTTCTTGGCGATGGAGCTGGTGGAAGGGAAATCGCTCAAGGAGCTGGTCAAGTCCGAGACGTTGCCCATTAAAAAAGTTTTGGACATTGCCGTTCAGGTGTGCGAGGGGCTGACGGCGGCGGCGGAAAAAGGGGTTGTCCACCGGGACATCAAATCGGACAACATACTTTTGACCCCTAAAAACCAAATAAAAATAATGGACTTCGGGCTGGCCAAATTCAAAGGAGCCGGACAGCTGACACAAGCTGGCTCCACGGTTGGGACGGCGGCCTACATGTCGCCGGAACAAGCCGCCGGTGAGGATGTGGATCACCGCTCGGACATCTTTTCCTTTGGTGTGGTTTTGTACGAACTTTTGACCGGCAAGCTCCCTTTCCGGGGGGAACATGCGGGGGGCCTGGCCTACTCGATTCTGAACGAAGAACCACCGCCCCTGGCCCGTTTTAACGACAAGGCGACGCCCGAGCTGCAGCGCGTCGTCTCCAAAGCGCTGGCCAAAGACAGAAGCGAGCGTTACCAGCATATCGACGACATGGCCGCCGACTTGCGGCGGGAGCGGAAAGCCCTGGAATATGCCAAAGCACCGGTGGTGCCCCATCCGGAGGCCATTCATAAACCAAAGAAAAACATTCTTAAGATTTTAGTTCCCACTTCGGCCGCAGCCCTTTTGGCTCTCCTGTTTTTCATTTTTAATCCGTTCAAGGTCGAAGTCTCCCGCCAGCAAACGGAAGCTGGCGGTTCGCAGAATTCCTTGGCCGTGATGTATTTTGAAAACATCCCCGACCCGGAGGATAAGGATCATACCGGCGAGATGCTGGTCAATTTACTAATTACGTCGCTTTCGCAAGTACCCGGGCTGGAAGTCATCAGCCGGGAGCGGCTGTATGACATTCAAACGGAACTGGGAAACGCAAGGGAGGAACGGATAACCCCGTCGCTGGCGACCCAAATCGCCCAGCGGGCGGGAGTCAAAACGATGTTGCTGGGGAGCATATTGCAAAAAGAGCCCCAATTGGCAGTGACTTCCCGTCTGATTGACGTAAAATCGGGTAAGATATTGAATTCCCAAAGAATAACGGGATTTTCAACGGCCCAGATGTTCCCGATGGTGGACAGCTTAGCCGCGCTGGTCCGAAGCGGGCTGAATGTTTCTCCGGCGCCCGCGGCGGAAACCAAATCAGTAGCGGAAGTGACCACCAGCTCGCCGGAAGCGTACCGTTCCTATCTCGAAGCAACAGAACTTGCCAAGAAATTTTATTATTCCGAGGCCGATGCCGCTATCAAACGGGCCATAGAGTTAGACAGCAATTTTGCTATGGCTTATTTTGGACTGGCTCAATCCCGGGGCAGCTTTGGTGACAATGTCGGTCTAAGGAAGGCCCTGCAGAAAGCCTGGCAGTTGAGAAAAAACGTCACGGAAAAAGAGCGTTTGCAAATCGAAGCGGCCTATGCCTCGGATGTCGAGAACAACTTTGCCAAAAGGACGAAAATACTGGAAGAGCTTTTGCAAAAATATCCCCACGAACAGGATATTTATCAAGAAGCGGGCGGCATGTACCAAAGATTGTTTGACTTTGAAAAGGCCGAGCAAATTTACCGGGCGGGATTGAAAAACGATTCCCTGGATAAAGCTCTATGGAACTCCTTGGCTTATCTATATGCCGGGTTGGGCAAGCGAACGGAAGCGATGGAGGCGGTCGGCCGGTATTTGCGAATAGCCCCGGGGGAACCGAACCCGTACGACAGCAAAGGGGAAATTCACTTTGTTTTTGGCGAAATCGACTCCGCCTTATACTGGTATCGGAAGGCCGTTTCCTTCCGCACCGATTTTGTCACGATCGAAAAGCTGGGGTTTGACGCCGTTCGGCAGGGAAACTATGCCGAGGCGGAAAAATATTTTCAGCAGTTTAGCTCCACACCGGACAAGGCCCAAAAGGCCTGGGCGGAGGGGGACTTTGTGCTTATCACCGTCCATCGCGGACAGCTCAAACAAGCGCAGAAGCAGCTTTTGGAACTATTATCCTCCTTCCAGGCGCAGAAACTTCCGGAGCCCGCCAACGAGACGCATTATGCCCTGGCCACCTTGGCGGCTGAAACGGGAGATTATGCGGCCATGTTGAAATATGCCAAAAAGCGTGCGGCGGAGCGGAAAGAGGAAAATCCGACCGGCTTTATGCATTGGAGAGATGTTTTGGCTTTGGCCTATGTAAAAAATGGTGACTCCAAGGCGGCCTACAAGATTATGGAAGATCTCAAAAAGGACCTCCCCAAAAACCAGCGGCGTTGGCAGCCGAGTTATGATTATCTTTCGGGGGTTTTGGCGTTTGAGGAAGGGAAATATGCACTTGCGGTGGAGCAGTTCCAGAAAGCCCTAAAACCCCTTTTCCCAATGGGAGCCCCCCAATACCCTTATGCTGTGTGTCTGTTGAAAACCGGTCGTCTCCGGGAAGCAATTGCCGAATTTGAACGAATGACTTGGTGGACGTTTATTTCCACAGACAACCTAAACTTTAATTTTCTTCCAGTTACGGGACATTGGTCGGTAACTTCGGTTAAAGCTCATTATTGGCTGGGGGTGGCCTACGAGCAAAAAGGGGACAAGGAACGGGCTCGCAAGGAATACGAAACGTTTCTGGAAATCTGGAAGGATGCGGACTTCAATTCGCCGGAAATCGCCGACGCCAAAGTGCGGCTGGAACGGTTGAAGGGGAAAGCATAA
- a CDS encoding FlgD immunoglobulin-like domain containing protein — protein sequence MKKGFWGFWFVLFGGWLPLAAEVAVLPASGVVDRAEVHRILVSNTPFPAAGKVVFEFPDAFTLTTLRSVKARTPDGSPAAFKLEGLKVAGGKVEADFKNSVSLSTSSFVFELNKLQNPRRAKRFIATVIVLNENGDTVIKTSAPFSVVPDKLEKLLIISPPDSTVRAGQLMELYARAEDRFGNAVEGAPVEWKIARGSEGGGTFLDNRFFAARAGEIVVAASSGGLASQPLRLNIVAGSLDTFEIIGTPESTVAGVPFPGSAGDSIVVTAKDQFGNSVTDFSGTVSFSSDDPLAVLPAPYTFTVGSGQDNGRHAFPGSQFVLKRAGEMKISVSSGGKAGSSLPIQVAANYLADFFFFAPPEAIAGKAFDVTVAGGIDLYGNPASGTVNMIPVLGGGASPSGAVPAFSSVTVVSGTGRSQQTLVATTPTVLRGSNGIFTSFSDTIQVRPAVLGGFSLLLLPDTLSAGDSVATFSVEAKDRFGNLKTDFTGGGYFASSDARAILQYSAGNPYSFTSADAGRHTFPGSFVRFLNKGTQSLTFGDDSLRSPAVFFSILPGAAASFSVSAPSNVTAGAPFNVSVQDAVDGFGNSVSLSVQVGLKSGSGTSPSGDGPVLPTIAVADGFGQGQAVLPKAEKAVLEGVAGALRFSTDTTAVAAAGLEKFEWNLGSPQTSGVPFSAPATLSAKDRFGNLKDNFDASADSVVLGSQPSGNWEKNILKSQADFVLGVANLSALGVRFFGPANTYVFSATSGSGKTGSSSPVEVRSVFVDSFSLVPSNIIRGQNFSVGFRITNQSPAPFVLEGVTLRAGGEMLILSLPALPDSLAPSGKSGYSATSLIPGDFPVGKFGVQLELSGRFGANFTTIRTPVLDSLAVVDSLFLRPSAEGLNFERVSKSRLYPFAVKLVNQSNFDVVLDPATRLVFSRGATSRSFFIANTTLLPRSGEGIVNFRSDSFPLESVSGAYAGSLILFGRRDGISHTDSFTLGDSILLEDPSRIYYVAGSLSPTAALLETPLNFHLRLGNDGQAVLKADTLSQLVLVHGSDSIFGYLQPTVPIAPGPPSELNFRVTRLPTPPPKGIFNWKPSVKLSGTENGLAVDSLLALPDSVTLYPQPALILDSLWAVTSSRNRVNSDRTFPIRVRLSNPSAETLSATWLYLKEGNTQVASLVVPVLAPQETAERNLVVPADSNKLGTFTYEMEVLPGYGTVSAAPAELTVKMNQVTIQRQRKAVLELSPEVAAPPSARGGILPAGQTMTLAVALGNLGEAPVGTGQVRIKVAPPILTFISDSSAAISATQPAVFQLLAQETIDSGRIVAYWHQIPNDSNTASPAEVFSDSVELFFRIIPARIALLISAVEKPSPLLYAGEPATPFELGFSNPDASGSHHFLVKKVSIRIGGLRMAAELSAFQSAVLSGGGSSSPATIEDGRLSFEFTPPVLIGPEETRTLALTVRPEMQISQSLRFYSSATLIEALDSVSGAPPVPALLLNPNGQPFDYTSSVFTTASGAGLAASLVTYPNPFSPPAEKIQISYRLSAASEVDLKIYTLAGELVMQKAYASSAGVNQIEWDGCNGKGEMVKNGVYLAVIRSTATGETVKQKLAVVK from the coding sequence ATGAAAAAGGGGTTTTGGGGTTTTTGGTTTGTGCTCTTTGGCGGGTGGCTTCCGCTGGCCGCCGAGGTTGCCGTATTGCCTGCCAGCGGCGTTGTTGACCGCGCCGAGGTGCATCGGATTTTGGTTTCCAACACCCCTTTCCCGGCGGCGGGGAAAGTGGTTTTCGAATTTCCCGATGCGTTCACGCTGACGACGCTACGCTCGGTGAAAGCGCGGACACCCGACGGCTCCCCCGCTGCTTTTAAGCTTGAAGGATTAAAGGTCGCCGGAGGAAAAGTCGAAGCGGATTTCAAAAACAGCGTTTCTCTTTCGACTTCAAGTTTCGTATTCGAACTGAACAAACTGCAAAACCCCCGCCGGGCGAAGCGTTTTATCGCCACAGTTATTGTTCTAAATGAAAATGGTGATACCGTCATCAAAACGTCTGCTCCATTTTCCGTTGTGCCTGACAAGCTGGAAAAACTTTTGATCATCAGCCCGCCTGACAGTACCGTTCGTGCGGGTCAGTTGATGGAACTATACGCGCGAGCCGAAGACCGTTTCGGCAATGCGGTTGAAGGAGCGCCGGTAGAATGGAAAATTGCACGCGGCTCGGAAGGCGGCGGCACGTTCCTCGACAACCGTTTCTTCGCCGCGCGGGCCGGAGAGATTGTAGTTGCGGCATCCAGCGGCGGTCTGGCCAGCCAGCCCCTGCGGCTCAACATCGTTGCCGGTTCACTGGACACTTTTGAAATAATCGGAACCCCGGAATCCACGGTGGCCGGTGTACCCTTTCCGGGGTCGGCCGGGGATAGTATTGTGGTCACGGCCAAAGACCAGTTCGGCAACAGCGTGACCGATTTTTCCGGCACGGTTTCGTTCTCTTCCGACGACCCGCTGGCGGTTCTGCCCGCGCCATACACTTTCACCGTCGGCAGCGGGCAGGATAACGGGCGGCACGCTTTTCCCGGAAGCCAGTTTGTTTTGAAAAGAGCGGGGGAAATGAAAATTTCCGTTTCATCCGGCGGCAAAGCCGGAAGTTCGCTGCCGATTCAAGTGGCGGCGAACTATCTGGCGGATTTCTTTTTTTTCGCCCCGCCGGAGGCAATCGCCGGAAAGGCGTTTGATGTCACCGTGGCCGGGGGCATAGACCTTTACGGCAATCCGGCTTCCGGAACGGTCAACATGATTCCCGTTCTGGGGGGCGGCGCTTCCCCCAGCGGGGCGGTGCCGGCTTTCAGTTCGGTGACGGTGGTTTCAGGCACGGGCCGGTCGCAGCAGACGCTGGTTGCCACCACGCCCACCGTTTTGCGCGGATCGAACGGCATTTTCACCTCTTTCAGCGACACGATTCAGGTTCGGCCTGCGGTGTTGGGAGGTTTTTCGCTTTTGCTTTTGCCGGATACTTTGAGCGCCGGCGATTCGGTTGCCACTTTTTCGGTGGAAGCGAAAGACCGTTTCGGCAATTTGAAAACCGATTTTACCGGCGGCGGGTATTTTGCCAGTTCCGATGCGAGGGCCATCCTGCAATATTCCGCCGGCAATCCCTACTCGTTTACTTCCGCCGATGCCGGGCGGCATACCTTCCCCGGCTCTTTTGTGCGGTTTTTAAACAAGGGGACGCAGAGTTTGACTTTCGGCGACGATTCGCTCCGTTCCCCCGCTGTTTTCTTTTCGATTCTGCCCGGCGCCGCGGCCAGTTTTTCGGTTTCCGCTCCTTCAAATGTTACAGCGGGCGCGCCGTTTAACGTTTCGGTGCAAGACGCCGTGGACGGTTTTGGTAACAGCGTTTCTTTATCCGTGCAGGTCGGCTTAAAATCCGGCAGCGGGACTTCCCCCTCTGGTGACGGCCCCGTGCTTCCGACGATTGCCGTCGCCGATGGATTTGGGCAGGGGCAGGCGGTTTTGCCCAAGGCGGAGAAGGCGGTATTGGAAGGGGTTGCCGGGGCGCTGCGATTTTCCACCGATACTACAGCTGTTGCTGCGGCTGGCTTGGAGAAATTTGAATGGAACTTGGGTTCTCCACAGACCTCCGGCGTACCATTTTCCGCACCCGCCACGCTTTCCGCCAAAGACCGGTTCGGAAATCTGAAAGACAATTTTGACGCCTCGGCCGACAGCGTGGTGCTCGGTTCCCAGCCCTCGGGCAATTGGGAGAAAAACATTTTGAAAAGTCAGGCCGACTTTGTTTTGGGCGTCGCCAATCTTTCAGCGCTGGGCGTCCGTTTCTTCGGCCCGGCCAATACGTATGTTTTTTCGGCGACCAGCGGCAGCGGAAAGACGGGAAGTTCTTCGCCTGTCGAGGTTCGTTCGGTTTTCGTCGATTCCTTCTCGCTTGTTCCCTCCAACATCATTCGTGGCCAGAATTTTTCCGTGGGTTTTCGAATTACCAATCAATCCCCCGCCCCGTTTGTTTTGGAAGGGGTCACCCTGCGAGCGGGGGGAGAGATGTTGATACTTTCTCTGCCCGCCCTGCCGGACAGTTTGGCCCCCTCCGGAAAAAGCGGTTATTCCGCCACAAGCTTGATTCCGGGGGATTTTCCAGTGGGGAAATTCGGGGTGCAACTGGAACTGTCGGGGCGTTTCGGCGCCAATTTCACCACCATTCGGACGCCCGTTTTGGATTCGCTGGCAGTTGTCGATTCGCTTTTTTTGCGCCCGTCGGCCGAAGGGTTGAATTTTGAGCGGGTCTCCAAGAGCCGGTTGTATCCTTTCGCCGTAAAGCTGGTCAACCAGTCCAATTTTGACGTGGTTTTGGATCCGGCCACGCGGCTCGTTTTCAGCCGCGGCGCCACATCCCGATCGTTTTTCATTGCGAACACGACTCTTTTGCCGCGAAGCGGGGAGGGGATTGTAAACTTCCGGTCGGACAGTTTTCCTTTGGAAAGCGTTTCCGGCGCGTACGCCGGTTCACTTATTCTGTTTGGACGGCGGGACGGCATCAGCCACACCGATTCATTTACTCTCGGCGATTCCATCCTCCTAGAAGATCCTTCCCGGATTTACTATGTTGCCGGTTCCCTTTCACCCACCGCGGCGCTTCTCGAAACTCCTCTGAATTTCCATTTGCGACTGGGGAACGACGGCCAGGCGGTTTTAAAAGCGGATACCCTTTCGCAACTTGTTTTAGTTCACGGCAGTGACTCCATTTTCGGATACCTCCAGCCGACCGTGCCGATTGCCCCCGGGCCGCCGAGCGAACTCAACTTCCGGGTTACCCGGCTCCCCACTCCCCCGCCGAAGGGAATTTTCAACTGGAAACCATCTGTTAAACTTTCCGGGACTGAAAACGGACTGGCGGTCGACTCTCTTTTGGCCCTGCCGGATTCCGTCACCCTTTACCCGCAGCCCGCTTTGATACTGGATTCGCTTTGGGCCGTGACCTCCTCCCGCAACCGGGTCAACAGCGACCGGACTTTTCCCATCCGGGTACGGTTGTCCAACCCTTCGGCGGAAACGCTTTCGGCAACCTGGCTTTACCTAAAAGAGGGGAATACGCAGGTGGCTTCGCTCGTCGTTCCCGTTCTGGCGCCACAGGAGACGGCGGAGAGAAACCTTGTCGTCCCGGCCGATTCCAACAAACTGGGGACGTTTACCTACGAGATGGAGGTTCTTCCCGGATACGGCACCGTTTCTGCCGCCCCCGCCGAGTTGACGGTGAAAATGAATCAAGTCACCATTCAGCGTCAGCGGAAGGCGGTTCTGGAACTTTCACCGGAGGTTGCCGCCCCTCCCTCCGCCCGCGGGGGAATTCTGCCCGCCGGTCAGACGATGACTTTGGCCGTGGCGCTCGGCAATTTGGGAGAAGCGCCGGTCGGCACGGGGCAGGTACGAATCAAAGTTGCCCCACCCATTTTGACGTTCATTTCCGATTCGAGTGCTGCAATTTCTGCCACCCAGCCGGCTGTCTTCCAGCTTTTGGCGCAGGAGACCATCGATTCCGGCCGGATTGTGGCGTACTGGCATCAAATTCCGAACGATTCCAACACCGCCTCCCCAGCGGAAGTTTTTTCCGACTCGGTTGAACTTTTCTTCCGAATCATTCCCGCCCGGATTGCCCTTTTGATTTCGGCCGTGGAAAAACCCTCGCCGCTTTTGTACGCCGGTGAGCCGGCCACCCCCTTCGAGCTTGGCTTTTCCAATCCGGACGCATCCGGCAGCCATCATTTTCTGGTGAAAAAAGTTTCGATAAGGATAGGCGGGCTGCGCATGGCGGCGGAGCTTTCCGCCTTCCAGTCCGCCGTTCTTTCGGGCGGCGGCAGTTCCTCTCCCGCAACCATTGAAGATGGCCGCTTGTCGTTCGAATTTACTCCGCCGGTGCTGATCGGCCCGGAGGAGACCCGGACTCTTGCACTGACCGTCCGGCCGGAAATGCAGATTTCCCAGTCACTCCGGTTCTACTCCAGCGCAACGCTGATTGAAGCGTTAGATTCCGTTTCGGGGGCTCCTCCCGTGCCGGCTTTGCTTTTAAATCCAAACGGCCAGCCGTTCGACTACACCTCCTCGGTTTTCACCACGGCCTCCGGCGCGGGGCTGGCCGCTTCGCTTGTCACTTATCCCAACCCGTTTTCGCCGCCGGCCGAAAAAATTCAAATTTCCTACCGGCTTTCCGCCGCCTCCGAGGTGGATTTGAAAATTTACACGCTGGCAGGCGAACTGGTGATGCAAAAAGCGTACGCCAGCAGTGCAGGGGTCAACCAAATTGAATGGGACGGTTGCAACGGAAAAGGGGAGATGGTCAAAAACGGGGTGTACCTTGCCGTTATCCGCTCAACGGCCACGGGGGAAACGGTCAAACAGAAACTGGCGGTGGTGAAATGA